ATGCACCAGCGCCCTCGCCCTGCAAAGCCTTGCCCTCCGTCCCTTGTGAATGATTGTGTGATTTCTGAAGAGCTTTTGGGGGCAACCTCCCGACCTGACCGGGCAGGTCGATCCTTGCGACCTGACCGGGCAGGTCGATCCCTGCGACCTGACCGATCAGGTTAATTCTCGTAATTTTCGCAGCGGCAAACATCGTTCGTTAACGACAAacgaaataaatttttctaataCGGTACGTCCTCATCGCCAATAAACAaggacaacacaattaatcgaactttgaacctacgattcagttcgactcgggagggggagactggtgataccccataGATGTGTCCATCAAGATCCGGCCCATATCTaaggcccacaggtgaagggcccatgacaAGCCCAGACAtcccctataaataccaggtttgagcgttcaGTTGAattattcactatattgtttttagcagcgcccttagctgctccctccatatatcctcagtctctgacttgagcgtcggaggggctacgccaggacaccctcctggcccccttctaacggtcttatttgtgatttcaggctcatgataatttcaaaacctgcgtctggattagtgacacTCGCCGGAATCAGACCCTAAATTTCTCGTGAGTATCACCTACTCTAATAATTTATACCGAAATGTGTTctttatcaaataaattttgtatcgagttatttttcaaatactttATCCGTTATATATACTAGTCGAATGAAACATACATTGTGTATTATATACACAAATATTATGTATGATTTGAAcgtaatcaatatatttatatttttaaaatattttgatataaatgaTATTTGTAAAATGTATTTTCGTCTTGATCcggtttataaaaaaatattactcagATCTCGCTGTACTtggtcaaatttttttatagaaataataataattttttaaatataaaatgtaaaaaaaaaaacaaataaaaaatctgcactaatattttaatatataataattaaaccGCTTCATTCCCAGTGCATTCTTCTTCGGGCCTCTTGCCGCGAGCTTACGTCTGATGCTGCATGTTCATTGTTATCTCCGCCGTCTCCTCCTCCTGAATCGCATCACTTTTGTATCACCGTTACCGTGTTCCGTTGATCTCTGCGACGGAGATTGATCAGAGGTGCGGGATTCTGTgtcctttttttattttgatttttcattcttttgatttttcttgataAAATTCTACTGGGTATCTGTATTCGATTGAAAAATGTGCTCTTTTATGACTCAAGATCTTTACGGAATGATTAGATTGTGGGATTTCTCaatttggttttttattttcttgttcgTCGAAACTTCTGATATTGTTTACATGGATTGATCCTTATTCAGGATTCCGTTTGTGTTCGTTTTGTTATTCTTCTGCTTCAGATAGTTTGAGTTACCATGTCTTCCGAGAAAGATGTTAAAAGATACCGCGTAGGATATGCCCTCGCACCCAAGAAAGTGCAGAGCTTCATTCAACCCTCCCTTGTTCACACTGCTGAGCAAGTAGGAATTGACCTAGTTCACATCCACCTCGACAAATCTTTGATTGAACAGGGCCCATTTGATTGCCTCATCCACAAGTTATATGGCCCCGAATGGACCCATCAACTCCTAGAATTCCATTCGCAAAACCCCCAAGTCATCATCATTGATTCTCCTGATGCGATCGAGCGGGTTCACAGTCGGATTTCCATGCTTCAAGTCGTACAAGAGCTGAgtataagtcataaaatctcACTGGGGATTCCGAAGCAGGTGTTTGTGGAAAGTCATGAATCGGTATTTGATTGTGTTAAATCAGAAGGCATGAACTTCCCAGTGATAGCAAAGCCTTTTGTGGCAGATGGAAGCGCTGCCTCGCATCAAATGTGGCTAGTTTTTCGAGAAACGGGTTTGAAGGAGTTGAAGCTAAACACCTCATTTGTGTTACAGGAGTTTGTGAACCATGGAGGGGTGATTTTCAAAGTCTATGTGGCTGGCAAGCATGTGACTTGTGTGAAACGAGGTTCCTTGCCGGATATTGAGATAAATAAAGTGTGTAAGTCGGAAAATTTATTGCCATTTTCACAAATATCGAATTTGACAGCTCATGCTCCAAGTGATGAGAGTGTGACAAGGCTAATTGAAGCCACTGAAATGCCTCCATCTAGTTTTCTGAATGAAGTGGCTACTGGTTTGAGGCAAGCTCTGAGATTGAATCTTTTTAACTTTGATATGATAAGGGACAGTAGGACTGATGACCGTTATCTCGTAATCGATGTAAATTACTTTCCTGGATACGCAAAGATGCCAGATTATGAGAAAATTTTGACTGATTTTTTTCTTGACCTTGTGGAACCAAAGGTAAGTGATAGCTGCGAATCGTCCTAGTTTTGTCAAGTCATCTTGGAAGTTTTGTGACGCTGCGGGCCAAAAGTAGTGATGATTAAAAATACTGACATTTATTTTTGAACTTCCTGAGTTGACGTCTAACAAATTCATGTAGAAACAGGTATTTGGATGGTACGATGGATGCATTGAATCTTCaaacttttgttttgtttttatttcaatgCATATGATTGTTTTCGTAGTCTTTGGAGTTGCTAATAAAAACGTCTCAACTTGTCATTACATTCTGGATGTCAAAGCTTGCACAGGGTTTTAAGTATTAGAATGGTGGGCATGCATGCGATACTTCCGCCACATTGTCATGTTTTCTTCCCTTGTCCACCATTTTCGATTTTATTGTTGCGACTTTTAAGGCTAATTGATTTACTGGCCGATATCCGTTTTCTGGGAAAGCAATGTGTCGGATATTGTTATTATGGGAAAACAATGTATTATTGCTTCTGATGATGCTCTTAACAAGTTTAGGTTAAAAACAACTGGCTGAACATAGCCTTAGCATTATATGAGAGCTATCGTCCCTCCCAGCGAGAGTGGCTTGGCTTATCGTCCTCTTATTCCTCTCATACCTTCTATTTATGTTGACTCTTAATACAAGCCCTTAAATGTCTTTATTGTCACGTTGTGTCCCCGGTCTTGGGGATGGCATGCCTTTGTTCTGAAATTAgtaataaaagattttaaagaAGTTTGTTAGCTGGGCACGAAAATGTGGAATGTGGATACCACAATCATCCCATTATACACAATATTGAGAGAAATAAGATGATTTAAtaacaaattcaaaaattaaatttcacaGTTGGTCATCCCTCTAATACAACGTCAGACAAAATCGTCCTCCTAAGATGTGTGCACTGTGCCTCCCACATCCTCACTTGACAAAATTGCCAGGACTCTTTGATATACATAAAGCAGATGGTGGAATGGCTATATGAAGTTTTTCTTTAATAAGCACCATCTGTCCTTTAGATGGGTTCCTAAAATACATGAGTGAAGCACTTGCGTCCACGTGCAATCACTATATGGCAGTGGCAGCAACGCTTTTGTAAGCCACCTTCGATTTTTTCTGTTGCTCGTCTTGAGATTTCTGCGATTTCCGCTTCTTTCTTGATGAAACTGCAGCTGGTATAGGCTCTTCTTCCGTAATGTCAGA
The DNA window shown above is from Primulina huaijiensis isolate GDHJ02 chromosome 12, ASM1229523v2, whole genome shotgun sequence and carries:
- the LOC140989345 gene encoding inositol-tetrakisphosphate 1-kinase 1, which encodes MSSEKDVKRYRVGYALAPKKVQSFIQPSLVHTAEQVGIDLVHIHLDKSLIEQGPFDCLIHKLYGPEWTHQLLEFHSQNPQVIIIDSPDAIERVHSRISMLQVVQELSISHKISLGIPKQVFVESHESVFDCVKSEGMNFPVIAKPFVADGSAASHQMWLVFRETGLKELKLNTSFVLQEFVNHGGVIFKVYVAGKHVTCVKRGSLPDIEINKVCKSENLLPFSQISNLTAHAPSDESVTRLIEATEMPPSSFLNEVATGLRQALRLNLFNFDMIRDSRTDDRYLVIDVNYFPGYAKMPDYEKILTDFFLDLVEPKVSDSCESS